The candidate division KSB1 bacterium genome segment CCCCAAGCTCGGCGGCGATTTTATAGGCAACATGAAGCAATTGCCGAAAATGGGGATTATAGTTGGGATGATCGACGTGATGACGCAAAGTAGTGGCGAACCGCTCTTCATCCCAGCGATCGACCTCAAAGGGCTGTGGCAACTTGCCACGATCAATATCAACCACAGCCGCGTATGGCGCGCATAATTCCTCGAATCGCTCCCAGGCGGAGCGATAGATCCCTTTCGCCAGTGCCAACCCTTCGCCACCAGCTTCGGCAAGACCGATCAACTCCTCCAGCCAGGTCGTGCCGGCTGTCTTGAGATGCACGCCTGCGTCGAATTGTACCAACGCATTTCGAATGAGCGGATAGATCGAAAACTTATCGCTCCCCGAATGGACACTCAATTTGAGATCTCGTGGTAGAGAAAATTCGTCGATAGCAAATCGAATGACTGCCAGATGTTGGGCAAATTCGATGGCAAATCGATCTAAGTCGCCAATATAATCGATCCCTTTATTAAACCTCCCGCTGAATTTCGGGGCAATGGTTGCAACTGGAATTTCCCGATTAGCCAAGCCGGCAAGGATAAATAACAATTCGACAGGCGTCTGAGGTGAGCTGGTCTCATCCATCGACACTTCGACCACCCAGTTATCACCGTCTTTTTTGCTGAAGATATAGGCGTAAATTTTTCCAGCGGCTTCAATGGCAGCGAGATATTTGCTCGCTATGCTCTCAATTCGCTCTCGTGTGATGATTAACGGCTCTGCGATCCCCGGGATTTCAATCGAGCCCAGATATCGTCGATGCTGCTCTACGAACAACGCCTGCTTTTTGGCATCGACTGGCTGGCCAATAAAATCCGCAACATCAATGGTGAAAAAGTCAGATGAGTCCAAAAAGAAGTCGATGTTTTTCATCCCGATATGATCAGCATCAACAAAATAGCTGTCCTTCCAACCAAGAGCCCGCACTGCTCGATCGGCAGCTTTTCGAACGTCATCTGGCTTGCTGCCAATAAGCTGATGTTCGCGGAATGACTTATTCCAGACTGGTGTAATGGTCACGCCATGATTCTTCGCCAAAATAAAGGCCTCTAACTGAGCCCTGGCTTGATGACCAAAGCGGTCGCCTACGCCAAATGAGTATTTGCCTAACTTCATAGCATTCCCTTTTGCAATGATCTAGTTTTTGTTTCCTTCGATCAATGAAACATTCTCCCCCGAAAATGGAGATTAAGGTTTCGCAGCTTCTCGTGATGACAGATTGATTGACAAGCTAACTTTTTCATCATCTGAAGTAATGTTCTTTTGAAACACTTGCAATTTTCAGCACGAAAAATCCAGCTCAGCATCAATATTTTAGAAGCTGAATGCGAAACCTTAGCGACATTTCAACCAAGCTTCAGATCGACGATTTGGTGAATTTAGAGCTTATAAGCCGTCTTCACCAAATCGTAAGCCATGGATCGGCTCATTTTTCTGGCATCTTCGAAATCAATGATATGACGAGCCACCAACCCAGCCAGGAAATTGGAATCGATGCGCCGGGACAGATCGTGCCGTGCTGGAATGGATGGAAAGGCCCGGGTATCATCATTGAAGCCGGCCGTATTATATATGCCAGCCGTTTCAGTCACCATTTGACGATAGCGCGTCATTCCCTCAATGCTATCGTGAAACCACCAGGCAGGTCCCAATTTCATGGCCGGATAATGCCCAGCCAGCGGCGCCAGCTCGCGCGAATAAGTGCTTTCATCCAAAGTAAAAACGATCAGCGTGAAACGTGGGTCATTGCCGTATTTATTTAATAGCTCATGAAGATTGCGAGTGTATTCGGTCTGAATCGGGATATCGCATCCCTTATCTGGGCCGAATTTTTGGAAGATGAATTGATTATGGTTGCGGAAGGATCCGGGATGAATTTGCATCACCAGCCCATCCTCGACGCTCATGCGAGCCATTTCCATCAACATATGAGCTGTGAATTGAGCAGCATCCGTCTCATTGGCCTTGCCTTTTAGCGCGCGCTGAAAGATCGACTCTACTTCGGCAGGGGATAATTCATGGGTGTATGGGCTAACCACCCCCTGATCCGTGGAAACCGCACCCATAGATTTGAAAAATTGGCGACGCATTTCAAGCGCGTGAATAAAACGTTGAAAGTTGGTGATCTCCACACCGCTGGCACGTTCGAGCGCTTCGATCTGCTGCTTCCAGTTTGGATACGTGATATTGACCACCGCATCCGGGCGGAAACACGGGATGATGTTCCCCTTCCAACCTGAATTTCTGATCTGCTGATGATATTCTAGCGAATCGGCAGCACCATCGGTGGTTGTCAAAACCTCGATATTAAATCGATCGAACATCGCCTGCGGCAAAAATTCTGGCTGTTGTAATTTCTCCGAAATTTGATCGTAAATCCGCATTGCGGTCTCGCCATTTAGCTTTTCCTTAATACCAAAAACCGTGGCAAACTCATGATTCAACCAAACGCCGGTCGGAGTGCCAGCAAATAAATAATAGTGATCCCCAAATATCTGCCAGATCTTCCGATGATCGGTCTCTACTGGCGAACCATCCACCGTTGGAATGCCCAGAGACTCCAATGGAATCCCCTGGGAATAGAGCATTCGAAAGATATAATGATCTGGGATCAAGATCAGTGCAGTTGGATCGGGAAATGGTTTGTTCTCAGCAAACAATTTCGGGTCCACATGTCCATGCGGGCTGACAATCGGAAGATTTTTTACTCCCTCATAAAGTTGGCGCGCGATTTTCCGAACAACTGGATTTGGGTCAAAAAAACGATCATCATCGAGGATTAATTTTGAGGCCATAACCTTCCATGCTCCCCAGTTAATTATTAGGTTTTGAAAATCAGAATATCCTAAATTGCTCCTTCATCCCTGCGACTCCAAGCAGCCTTGAGAAAAGTGACTCCTGTATTCGCAGAGTTCATTTTGCCCAATTATGATTCATGTCTTGTACAGGATTTTCGTTCAATGAGCTTCACTTCCAAAATCAATTTCTCATTTAGAAATCGTTCAGGTTGTTGCATCTGTTGTATTAACATTTCTGCTGCCTTGTAACCAATCTCATAAGCTGGCACGTGAACCGTAGTTAACGGGATAGAAAGAAAGGCACTGATATCAATGTCATCGAAACCCAATACTGAGACCTGATCGGGTACAGCGATGCCGAGCTGTTGCAGCGCATTGATCAGCCCAATAGCGACAAGATCATTGTAGCAGAATACAGCACTGGGAATCGATTTTGTATTCGAAAAAAAGTTCATAGCAGCTTGGTAGCTACTGGCGATGGAAGATCCAGCCGGCTGCGTCCGATCCTTTGGGATGGGCAAATTGTGTTCGATGAATGCCTGATGATAACCTGCCAAACGATCCCGACTATGGGAGGAATAAGATGGGCCTGCAAAATAAGCGATGTCACGATGCCCCAATTGGATCAAATAACTCACGGCCATCTGTGCGGCGCGAACGTTATCAATATCCACAACATTGGTGCTATAATTGCCAATCGCTCCCAGCGTTACCAACGGGATCTTTTTCCGCAATAGCTCGGCAAGATGCAAAAAATCCATCTCCTGGTCCTGCAATGGCGAAACAATTAACCCATCCACGCGCTGGCTCACCAGCGTTTCGATGCTCTGCAATTCTTGTGCGGGGGATAATTCTGAACTACCCAATAGCACGGTGTAGCCGTTCTCGCAGCAACAATCGAACACCCCTTTCATCACCCTGGCAAAATAAGGGTTATCGATCTCCTTTATCACCAGGCCAATACATCGGGTTTTTCGAATGGATAGCGATCGAGCGACTTCGCTGGGACGATAATTGAGCCGCTTGATCACCTCTAAAACCTTGTCGCGCGTGGCTGGCGCCACTGTGGATTTGTTATTTAATACGGCTGAGACCGTCGCTTTTGACACGTTGGCCACTCGAGCGACATCTTCAATCGTAATGTTCATTTGATGAACCGATTTTTTGAATGATATTAAAGAATCATCTTATTGGTAATAATCTAATTAATCAGGCATTATTATAACATTTTTTGAACCGCTTCAAATAATAAGATATAACTTTTTTGCTCAATGTCAAGCAAAATTTTTGGTCATAATAACAATATGAATACACCGCCCGTTAGCTAATCTTCTCTCGGCGCTCTCTTTTTTGTTATGGACCAGATAAATAGCATTTGCCGACCAGTCCAACGCCGATCTTGAGTCATTCATTGCCGATCGATCAAAAGTGCCAGCGAAAGAAATGAACTCCTTTTATTAGTTAGCGTTGGCTGACAAAAAAAATCCTTCCGCTTCATCAGCGGAAGGATCGAACCAAGTTAAAACGAATCCACGATATCAGTGATCAGAGGGCATCATCTTCGTCTGCCATGCAGTTCACGATTTCCAAAAGAAACTTCCTGAACTCTGCAGCGAATTCCTTGCGCTTCAAAGCGAATTCTACCGTGGTCTTCAAATAGTCCAGCTTGTTTCCGATGTCGTACCGTTTGCCTTCGATGATATTGGCGTAGATGTTCTCCCGGCGCAACATGAGCCGCATTGCATCGGTCAATTGAATCTCGTTATTCTTTCCCGGCGGCGTTTGCTCGATCGCCTTGTAAATCTCCGGAGTCAATATATACCGTCCTGCGATCGCCAAATTGGAAGGACTTCGCTCTGGGTCTGGCTTTTCCACTAATTCAGTTACCTCCCAAATGCTATCGCTGAGCATTTTTCCACCGATGATCCCATAACGGGAGACTTTTTCGCTCGGTACAGGTTCGACGGCGATGATAGTGGCGCGAAATTGATTGTAAACATCGATGAGTTGCTGTGTAACAGGGATGACTGAATCGACAATCGTATCACCTAACAGGACGGCGAACGGCTCGTTCCCAGTATGCAGCCGAGCTTGATAGATGGCATCGCCCAGGCCATTCAGTTCCTTCTGCCGTATAAAATGGATGTTGGCCATGTCAGCGATATGACGGATTTCATTATACAAAGTTCGATCATTATTGTTGCCCAGCCGGGCTTCCAACTCAAAATTTCGATCAAAATGGTCCTCGATCGCTCGCTTGCCTTTGCCCGAAATGATCAAAATATCATCAATCCCAGAATCCACTGCTTCCTGGACAACATATTGGATGGTCGGCGTATCGATGATCGGTAGCATCTCCTTGGGCTGAGCTTTTGTTGCCGGCAAAAATCGGGTTCCCAAACCGGCGGCGGGTATCACTGCTTTTCTCACCATGCGAATCCAATTCTCCTATCACAAAATGTAAGGTTTTATCACTCTTGCTTTGATTTTTTTCAATTCGACCACCAATCGAGTTAACATGTCATCATCTTGATAGATGCCAACAATAGACCCCCCAGAACCAGCAAATTTCGCTGAAGCTCCGCAATCGCGAGCCGTCTTCACCAATTGAAGGTTGCTCTCGCTGATATTCATGATCTCCCGTCGACGGTCGAAATTCTCATTGATCAGCTCGTTGAGTCGCTTGAGATCGCGCTTTAGAATCGCTTCCCTTCCCTCTTCGGCTATGTCAGCAATTCGTTTTAGTGTAGCGATCACATGGGGATCGCCGCGCTCCCAGCGGGTCTTAATATCGCTCAGGACTTTGCCCGAAACCTTACCTAACTCGGTCTTGTATGCAATGTAAAGTGGCGGAAGAAGCCTCGGATCGATCCGCTCATACTCACCGTGCCCCTTGGCCTCCATTATGGCACGATCAAAATTCATGTAAACGCACCCTTCATACGCTTGAATAACTCGATCCTGCAAACCAGCGTTGATCCCTAATTCGTCCACTTCTGCTGAAAGCACAATATTGGGCAAAATCTCCTGAGGAATTTTCACCCGATAGAACTTCATCAACGCGCGCATTGTTGCGGTGATGATTGCGCTGGATCCAGCCAATCCCACCTGCCTGGGGATCGAAGAATGATAACGGATCGTGAAATTCTGGTTGCTCAACTTGATGCTATGGGACTCACAGTACTCATAAAATTTCTTGATCGCTGCTTTGATCAATCGATCTCCACCATAATAGCCCACCAAGTTGACCGACTCCACCATGTCATAAATATTCCGATAGACATTTCGATCCTCAAGTTGCGATTCGATCCGCAACTCGGGTGTCTCATATAAAGATACATGAGCCCCAAAATTTTTCACGATAATCGAAATCGTTTTGCCAAAATAACCATCCGAGGGATTGCCCAATAGACCAGCCCGCGCATAAGCTCGCGCTTCGATAATCATACTCTATTCCTCAATTTGACGGGATAAAATCGGTGATATTTTAAAGAATTCGCGATAACTACCTCATTATCCAACTGCACACTTCTTGGGTCTGCTCCAGATCGCCGAATAAGTGGCGATAATATAATGCGAGTTTCATTGAGAATCAAGTGAATATTTTTAGCGAAATAAGTTTTTTGAGCCAATCCATTAAATAAATGACCCGATAGTTCCGACAATGTCTCAATCTCGTCAGCTCTCCGCTTGACATTCAAAGAAAATTTTTTTATATTTTTACTGCTTGACCTATATTTTCGTTTTAGACTGAGAAAAGCTGGACCAGATCGTTTGATCATTCACATTTAACCCAAAGAGGTGTACGATCGCCTGAACGCGCCGAGGCCAGAACCAACATTATTTGGAAGGCGCATCTGGTTTATATGGGATCGTTCGTATTCCTGTCTTCGTTCGTTGTAAAACTTTTCGCTGATCCGATCATCAGCTTGCCCCTAGCCTGGACAGGTCATGGGGTAAGATTTCGGATTGGCTATGCAAATGATCCAGGGAGGAGCTGAAAATCATGCCTGCCAATCTGACGCCCCAATATTTAGCAGCTGAAGAGCGGTATAAACAGGCAAAGGATGACCGCGAGAAGCTGAAGGCCTTAAAAGAGATGATGGCCTACATCCCGAAGCATAAAGGCACTGAGAAAATGCAGGCAGAAATCAAGCGAAAAATTGCCCGCTTGAAGGATGAGATGGAAGGCGGAAAATCGAAAGGTGGGCATCGTTTTAGCTATAGTGTCGAGCGGGAGGGCGCAGCCCAGGTGGTGGTCGTCGGGCCGCCCAATGTCGGAAAATCATTGTTGATCTCTCAATTGACTGGCACTCAATTAGAAGTCGCCGATTACCCATACACCACTCGGATGTTCCAGCCTGCCATGATGCCTTATCAAGATATCCAAGTTCAATTGGTCGATTTACCACCCCTTTCTAAAGAATTCACCGAAAATTGGATTTCTTCCATGATTCGGGTTGCCGACATGATGCTACTGGTGATCGATGTCAGCCGGGACGATGCCATCGAGCAATTGGACACCACGCTTGAAATTTTGGAGCGGTTCAAAATTAAGCCGCTGAACATTACCGGAGATAACGATGGAAATTTTTCGCACTATGCAATTTTGAAAACACTTTTGATCGCTAATAAAATTGACCTGCCTCAGGCCCTGGTCAATTTCCAAATTCTAAGCGAATTGTATGGAAACCAGTTCGAACTCATCCCAGTATCAGCGCTTTCGCAACACAATCTCCCGCAGCTTAAAGAGATAATGGTCGCGAGATTGGAGATCATTCGAGTCTATTCTAAGCGCCCGGGCCATGAGCCAGAAATGGATCGTCCTTTTACTTTTCGCAAAGGCAGTACATTGCTCGACTTTGCCCGGGCGGTCCATAAAGATTTTGCAGAGAAACTTAAATTTGCTCGCGTTTGGGGCAGCTCGGTGTTCGAGGGGCA includes the following:
- the uxaC gene encoding glucuronate isomerase, with product MASKLILDDDRFFDPNPVVRKIARQLYEGVKNLPIVSPHGHVDPKLFAENKPFPDPTALILIPDHYIFRMLYSQGIPLESLGIPTVDGSPVETDHRKIWQIFGDHYYLFAGTPTGVWLNHEFATVFGIKEKLNGETAMRIYDQISEKLQQPEFLPQAMFDRFNIEVLTTTDGAADSLEYHQQIRNSGWKGNIIPCFRPDAVVNITYPNWKQQIEALERASGVEITNFQRFIHALEMRRQFFKSMGAVSTDQGVVSPYTHELSPAEVESIFQRALKGKANETDAAQFTAHMLMEMARMSVEDGLVMQIHPGSFRNHNQFIFQKFGPDKGCDIPIQTEYTRNLHELLNKYGNDPRFTLIVFTLDESTYSRELAPLAGHYPAMKLGPAWWFHDSIEGMTRYRQMVTETAGIYNTAGFNDDTRAFPSIPARHDLSRRIDSNFLAGLVARHIIDFEDARKMSRSMAYDLVKTAYKL
- a CDS encoding 50S ribosome-binding GTPase, coding for MPANLTPQYLAAEERYKQAKDDREKLKALKEMMAYIPKHKGTEKMQAEIKRKIARLKDEMEGGKSKGGHRFSYSVEREGAAQVVVVGPPNVGKSLLISQLTGTQLEVADYPYTTRMFQPAMMPYQDIQVQLVDLPPLSKEFTENWISSMIRVADMMLLVIDVSRDDAIEQLDTTLEILERFKIKPLNITGDNDGNFSHYAILKTLLIANKIDLPQALVNFQILSELYGNQFELIPVSALSQHNLPQLKEIMVARLEIIRVYSKRPGHEPEMDRPFTFRKGSTLLDFARAVHKDFAEKLKFARVWGSSVFEGQRINRDYILQDKDIIELHI
- a CDS encoding LacI family transcriptional regulator, with the translated sequence MNITIEDVARVANVSKATVSAVLNNKSTVAPATRDKVLEVIKRLNYRPSEVARSLSIRKTRCIGLVIKEIDNPYFARVMKGVFDCCCENGYTVLLGSSELSPAQELQSIETLVSQRVDGLIVSPLQDQEMDFLHLAELLRKKIPLVTLGAIGNYSTNVVDIDNVRAAQMAVSYLIQLGHRDIAYFAGPSYSSHSRDRLAGYHQAFIEHNLPIPKDRTQPAGSSIASSYQAAMNFFSNTKSIPSAVFCYNDLVAIGLINALQQLGIAVPDQVSVLGFDDIDISAFLSIPLTTVHVPAYEIGYKAAEMLIQQMQQPERFLNEKLILEVKLIERKSCTRHES
- the galU gene encoding UTP--glucose-1-phosphate uridylyltransferase GalU yields the protein MVRKAVIPAAGLGTRFLPATKAQPKEMLPIIDTPTIQYVVQEAVDSGIDDILIISGKGKRAIEDHFDRNFELEARLGNNNDRTLYNEIRHIADMANIHFIRQKELNGLGDAIYQARLHTGNEPFAVLLGDTIVDSVIPVTQQLIDVYNQFRATIIAVEPVPSEKVSRYGIIGGKMLSDSIWEVTELVEKPDPERSPSNLAIAGRYILTPEIYKAIEQTPPGKNNEIQLTDAMRLMLRRENIYANIIEGKRYDIGNKLDYLKTTVEFALKRKEFAAEFRKFLLEIVNCMADEDDAL
- a CDS encoding GHMP kinase; translation: MIIEARAYARAGLLGNPSDGYFGKTISIIVKNFGAHVSLYETPELRIESQLEDRNVYRNIYDMVESVNLVGYYGGDRLIKAAIKKFYEYCESHSIKLSNQNFTIRYHSSIPRQVGLAGSSAIITATMRALMKFYRVKIPQEILPNIVLSAEVDELGINAGLQDRVIQAYEGCVYMNFDRAIMEAKGHGEYERIDPRLLPPLYIAYKTELGKVSGKVLSDIKTRWERGDPHVIATLKRIADIAEEGREAILKRDLKRLNELINENFDRRREIMNISESNLQLVKTARDCGASAKFAGSGGSIVGIYQDDDMLTRLVVELKKIKARVIKPYIL
- a CDS encoding tagaturonate epimerase family protein, with product MKLGKYSFGVGDRFGHQARAQLEAFILAKNHGVTITPVWNKSFREHQLIGSKPDDVRKAADRAVRALGWKDSYFVDADHIGMKNIDFFLDSSDFFTIDVADFIGQPVDAKKQALFVEQHRRYLGSIEIPGIAEPLIITRERIESIASKYLAAIEAAGKIYAYIFSKKDGDNWVVEVSMDETSSPQTPVELLFILAGLANREIPVATIAPKFSGRFNKGIDYIGDLDRFAIEFAQHLAVIRFAIDEFSLPRDLKLSVHSGSDKFSIYPLIRNALVQFDAGVHLKTAGTTWLEELIGLAEAGGEGLALAKGIYRSAWERFEELCAPYAAVVDIDRGKLPQPFEVDRWDEERFATTLRHHVDHPNYNPHFRQLLHVAYKIAAELGDRYLEALDRYEAEITRNVTTNIFERHIKPIFLAQD